A part of Mycolicibacterium sp. TUM20985 genomic DNA contains:
- a CDS encoding serine/threonine-protein kinase, translating to MLAPMDAFEDYVVDGVVGHGGCATVYRVHHTSAPDRPVALKVLDERHHDPINLARLLREFEFAKRTAHPHVVTMYECGPGWLTMQLAGGGTVSTLTARADRLTALAQIADALDHAHTLGIVHCDVKPTNILVCEPFSVGGALLSDFGIARAFADNATRRPTHVDASLPYVAPEVLRGHRPSAATDEYALACTTVELLTGAPPFTAPTPMALIDAHVNSVVPKYSRRFDWMPRAFDSILTKAMAKTPELRYQSCSEFVSLITRVLG from the coding sequence ATGCTGGCCCCGATGGACGCGTTCGAGGACTACGTCGTCGACGGGGTCGTCGGACATGGCGGTTGCGCGACGGTCTACCGCGTACACCACACTTCGGCACCGGACCGGCCGGTGGCCCTGAAGGTGCTCGACGAGCGTCATCACGACCCCATCAACCTGGCCCGGTTGCTGCGGGAGTTCGAGTTCGCCAAGCGGACCGCCCACCCGCACGTGGTGACCATGTACGAGTGCGGCCCCGGCTGGCTGACCATGCAACTGGCCGGGGGTGGCACCGTGTCGACGCTGACCGCGAGGGCGGACCGCCTCACCGCGCTGGCGCAAATCGCCGACGCGCTGGATCACGCGCACACCCTCGGGATCGTGCACTGTGACGTCAAGCCGACGAACATCCTTGTCTGCGAACCGTTTTCCGTCGGCGGCGCATTGCTCAGCGACTTCGGCATCGCTAGGGCGTTCGCGGACAACGCCACTCGACGACCGACGCACGTCGACGCGTCCCTGCCGTACGTGGCGCCGGAGGTGCTGCGCGGACACCGTCCCTCGGCGGCCACCGACGAGTACGCGCTGGCGTGCACGACGGTCGAACTGCTCACGGGTGCGCCGCCGTTCACGGCACCCACGCCGATGGCCCTAATCGACGCACACGTCAATAGTGTTGTGCCCAAGTACTCCCGGCGGTTCGACTGGATGCCGCGGGCCTTCGATTCGATCTTGACGAAGGCGATGGCGAAGACGCCCGAGCTTCGATATCAGTCCTGCTCGGAGTTCGTCTCGCTGATCACGCGAGTTCTCGGCTGA
- a CDS encoding 4-(cytidine 5'-diphospho)-2-C-methyl-D-erythritol kinase: MPQSDTAAEWVSTGSVTVRVPGKVNLYLAVGDLRDDGYHELTTVFHAVSLFDEVTVRNADVLSVTSSGEGSSEDGSSLPLDHRNLAWRAAELLADHVGRAPDVAISLDKSIPVAGGMAGGSADAAAVLVAMNTLWELGVPRPDLHALGAQLGSDVPFALHGGTALGTGRGEQLATVLTRNTFHWVLAFADGGLPTPRVFGEIDRLRADTAREQPPRLADPEPLLTALASGDPHQLAPLLGNDLQPAALSLDAGLRRTLRAGVDAGALAGIVSGSGPTCAFLCASASAAIDVGSQLAGAGVCRTVRAASGPVHGARVVPAPSSTV, translated from the coding sequence GTGCCTCAGTCCGACACCGCCGCCGAATGGGTATCGACGGGGTCGGTGACCGTCCGCGTGCCGGGCAAGGTGAATCTGTATCTCGCCGTCGGCGATCTGCGCGATGACGGTTACCACGAACTGACCACGGTGTTCCATGCGGTATCGCTGTTCGACGAGGTCACGGTGCGCAATGCCGACGTGTTGTCGGTGACGTCGTCGGGGGAGGGTTCCAGCGAGGACGGTTCGTCGCTACCCCTGGACCATCGCAATCTGGCCTGGCGCGCCGCCGAACTCCTGGCAGACCACGTCGGGCGGGCGCCGGACGTGGCCATCTCCCTGGACAAGTCCATCCCCGTGGCGGGCGGTATGGCGGGTGGCAGCGCGGACGCCGCGGCCGTGCTGGTGGCCATGAACACGCTGTGGGAGCTCGGCGTGCCGCGTCCAGACCTGCACGCCCTGGGGGCGCAGCTCGGCAGCGACGTGCCGTTCGCGCTGCACGGCGGTACCGCGCTGGGCACCGGACGTGGTGAGCAACTCGCCACGGTGTTGACGCGCAACACCTTTCACTGGGTGCTTGCGTTCGCCGACGGCGGGCTCCCGACGCCGCGGGTGTTCGGCGAGATCGACCGGCTCCGCGCGGACACTGCCAGGGAGCAGCCGCCGCGACTCGCGGATCCCGAGCCGCTGCTGACCGCGCTGGCGTCCGGTGACCCGCACCAGCTGGCGCCGCTCCTGGGCAACGACTTGCAGCCGGCGGCGTTGAGCCTCGACGCCGGCTTGCGGCGCACGCTGCGTGCCGGCGTAGACGCCGGAGCGCTGGCGGGCATCGTCTCCGGTTCCGGGCCGACGTGCGCGTTCCTGTGTGCGTCGGCGTCGGCCGCGATCGACGTGGGATCGCAGTTGGCGGGCGCCGGGGTGTGCCGCACGGTGCGCGCGGCCAGTGGCCCGGTGCATGGCGCCAGGGTCGTCCCGGCGCCGTCGAGCACGGTGTGA